One Amblyomma americanum isolate KBUSLIRL-KWMA chromosome 8, ASM5285725v1, whole genome shotgun sequence DNA window includes the following coding sequences:
- the LOC144101863 gene encoding uncharacterized protein LOC144101863, whose amino-acid sequence MYPKHSDAFLGALQANYSLRELSFASSVISDAAPACRQEFTQFLKNNCTLTTLTVYGDTWESELCFILVLDALRYNKTLTSVTLENFTLGQTGADLLPRVVADNNVPRILDLHSVHADRVRYSKEALLHCWAAAFMENKALEELTLPLGIWSPDHWTLFFRLLSAKENVKKVVIALGNCKLPVFSAAYKRLYLSGAVKKVSFTPYRFHSGVGMSDCEVLSQPNLRSEGSIDIVPNIDPVHQLTSFKRVKVLHLDIKPLDLNSSVSTAIGDFIKSTAKLKELRISSVSHGDSRLGNQENWRVVFESLSRNTSIVDLDININYLTKEGAECLADAVKQSNNFRRVAFRLDNATTAFVCRFSHGVQDNYAIIKARLWYRRPQRTVDSDWFHVLDTARRNSGLVTQASQFLSDARCDRRCAAAVEVVSSHSALIAELAAVMSVDEAGAIVMLRDTVRSLQDMHVFMRALGVVRNQVVCHPSKDGRKQLVDLNDDCWRAIRSFLDYKDVRDDPWRPH is encoded by the exons ATGTATCCTAAGCATTCAGACGCCTTTCTGGGAGCGCTACAAGCGAATTACTCCTTGAGGGAGTTGTCATTCGCCTCCAGTGTTATCTCAGACGCCGCACCAGCATGCCGTCAGGAATTTACACAGTTTCTCAAGAATAATTGCACTCTCACGACATTGACCGTCTATGGGGATACCTGGGAGTCAGAACTTTGTTTCATACTTGTTCTGGACGCTCTGCGATACAACAAGACTTTGACGAGTGTTACACTCGAGAATTTCACTCTAGGCCAAACAGGCGCTGACCTCTTACCGAGAGTTGTTGCTGACAATAATGTTCCACGCATCTTAGATTTGCATTCTGTACATGCAGACAGAGTGCGTTATTCTAAAGAAGCGCTCTTGCACTGTTGGGCTGCGGCGTTTATGGAGAATAAGGCACTAGAAGAACTCACGCTGCCTCTCGGCATCTGGAGTCCAGACCACTGGACGTTGTTTTTTCGGCTACTTTCTGCAAAGGAAAACGTGAAGAAAGTAGTTATTGCCTTGGGAAATTGTAAACTGCCTGTTTTCAGTGCAGCATACAAACGCCTTTACCTGAGTGGTGCCGTGAAGAAAGTGTCTTTTACACCATACCGCTTTCATAGTGGTGTGGGTATGTCCGATTGTGAAGTACTTTCTCAGCCTAACTTGCGCTCTGAAGGCTCCATAGACATTGTACCAAACATCGACCCAGTGCACCAGCTTACCTCATTTAAAAGAGTCAAAGTCTTGCACTTGGACATAAAGCCCCTCGACTTGAATTCAAGCGTGTCGACGGCAATTGGTGACTTCATCAAAAGTACAGCTAAGCTGAAAGAACTCCGCATTTCTTCGGTTTCTCACGGGGACTCGCGCTTAGGAAATCAAGAAAATTGGAGAGTTGTATTTGAGTCATTGTCTCGAAACACTAGCATAGTAGACCTCGACATAAACATCAATTACCTCACCAAAGAGGGCGCCGAATGCCTCGCGGACGCCGTCAAGCAGAGCAACAACTTTCGCAGGGTAGCCTTTAGGCTTGACAATGCGACAACTGCCTTTGTCTGCCGTTTTTCCCATGGCGTTCAGGACAACTACGCAATCATTAAAGCCAGGCTGTGGTATAGGCGCCCGCAGAGGACTGTAGACAGTGACTGGTTCCATGTCCTGGACACAGCGCGTCGAAACTCCGGCCTGGTGACTCAAGCTTCTCAGTTTCTGTCGGATGCCCGCTGTGACAG gcgctgcgctgctgctgtggaGGTTGTCTCAAGTCACTCTGCACTAATCGCGGAGTTGGCCGCGGTGATGTCCGTCGATGAGGCCGGCGCTATCGTCATGCTCCGAGACACGGTTAGGAGCCTGCAAGACATGCACGTCTTCATGCGAGCCCTTGGAGTCGTGCGAAACCAGGTTGTGTGCCACCCGAGCAAGGACGGGCGGAAGCAGTTGGTCGACCTCAACGACGACTGCTGGAGAGCAATCCGGAGCTTCCTCGACTACAAAGACGTCAGGGATGACCCGTGGCGACCTCATTGA
- the LOC144100410 gene encoding uncharacterized protein LOC144100410: protein MRIKPRLQYNKQQDSFVGHVDMGVATDLDSAPVLANSLLCFVINGLSTSYRIPASYFFTKGLNGAQLSKLMRYVLTKVEEAGFKVVRLVSDNHKVNVSAMKDLCGGFLTYRIQHPCNPDRLLFLSFDYCHVLKNIRSQFLARDLGEKGEVSSSHLKKLYEMQKDWIVKPVRSLTRKHVFPNNIEKMNVKRAAEVFSPGVTSALEFLKEHAGQSCHSSFAYAGPTILFMKNIHRRFLLHDTSNKYQHIEQNFPDVRHFDDKNDSRLEWLEVTFPLYIDQLKKDATYPRAFFSAETYEALLLTTYSTACCIRYLLAEEKFCFVLMRKFSSDPIEALFGTLRRSLGCNDQLHVRSVLSGLEKVLKTGIAATSEHSNVLHHESHHSTGLRTAGLCALGRIDELPRAALEILGRLDVQHVPASLPTLQLSATFYVGGYIARVISEHMECEQCCLLTTKPPTGNPLEQFTREQDRGGLLYPSDELLYVLDTLRLFVETSLKENPRLENPLKNLTDAAVPAICKSRLLKCPFSDSSHREHFSLLVATRFIRPLLVNYACSITDKNDLYKPLFRQKPLSRKVMKL from the coding sequence ATGCGAATAAAGCCAAGGTTGCAGTACAACAAGCAGCAAGATAGCTTCGTAGGCCATGTGGACATGGGTGTGGCCACCGATCTTGACAGTGCGCCGGTACTGGCAAATTCCTTGCTTTGTTTTGTAATTAACGGCCTGTCTACTTCATACAGAATACCAGCATCGTACTTTTTTACGAAAGGACTGAATGGCGCACAGCTGTCCAAATTGATGCGATATGTTCTCACTAAGGTTGAAGAGGCAGGCTTCAAGGTGGTGCGCCTTGTGAGCGACAACCATAAAGTAAACGTGAGTGCCATGAAGGACCTCTGCGGCGGATTCCTCACGTACAGGATACAGCATCCGTGTAATCCTGATCGGCTGCTTTTTTTAAGCTTTGATTATTGCCACGTCTTGAAAAACATCCGCTCTCAGTTCCTTGCACGCGACCTTGGAGAGAAAGGCGAGGTTTCGTCATCTCACTTGAAGAAACTCTACGAGATGCAGAAAGATTGGATTGTAAAACCTGTGAGGAGCCTAACCAGAAAACATGTTTTTCCGAACAATATTGAAAAAATGAACGTCAAACGAGCTGCCGAAGTTTTTTCTCCAGGCGTTACATCTGCTCTGGAGTTTTTGAAAGAGCACGCAGGACAAAGCTGCCATTCATCATTTGCCTATGCGGGACCCACAATACTCTTTATGAAGAACATCCATCGGCGGTTCCTACTGCACGACACCAGCAACAAGTACCAACATATCGAGCAAAATTTCCCTGACGTCAGGCACTTTGACGACAAAAATGATTCTAGGCTGGAATGGCTGGAAGTTACATTTCCGCTATATATCGACCAACTGAAGAAAGATGCAACTTATCCTCGTGCCTTTTTCTCAGCCGAAACGTACGAGGCCCTTCTGCTCACAACATACTCGACTGCTTGCTGCATTCGCTATCTGTTAGCTGAGGAGAAGTTCTGTTTTGTACTAATGCGGAAATTCAGCAGTGACCCGAttgaagcgctgtttggaacccTGAGGCGGTCACTGGGATGCAACGACCAACTTCACGTGCGGTCAGTACTCTCAGGACTAGAAAAAGTCTTGAAGACGGGAATTGCCGCGACATCTGAACACAGCAACGTGCTACATCATGAGAGTCACCACAGCACTGGACTTAGGACTGCAGGGCTATGTGCACTTGGGAGGATCGATGAGCTTCCAAGGGCTGCTTTGGAAATCTTGGGACGCTTAGACGTGCAGCATGTCCCTGCTTCTCTACCTACATTGCAGCTGTCGGCCACGTTCTATGTAGGTGGCTACATTGCTCGTGTGATAAGTGAACATATGGAATGTGAGCAGTGCTGTTTACTCACAACCAAGCCACCTACTGGTAACCCACTCGAGCAGTTCACGCGAGAACAGGACCGTGGTGGGCTGCTTTACCCATCTGACGAATTACTCTATGTCTTAGACACGCTGCGGCTGTTTGTGGAGACAAGCTTAAAAGAAAACCCACGACTTGAAAATCCACTGAAGAACCTGACAGATGCAGCTGTTCCAGCCATCTGTAAATCAAGGCTGCTGAAGTGCCCTTTCAGTGACAGCAGTCACCGTGAACATTTTTCTCTACTTGTGGCAACTAGATTCATCAGACCGCTGCTGGTGAACTACGCCTGTTCGATAACAGACAAGAATGATTTGTATAAGCCGCTGTTTCGGCAGAAGCCACTCTCACGAAAAGTAATGAAGCTGTAA
- the LOC144101861 gene encoding uncharacterized protein LOC144101861 has product MANRSTSENGALPSDPEELAKQFGLALVGPFTGKALNHRLPCTATRRQTCHIVDQLDVWNEFLFDLGYQLREVRGTAGQLSISRFKAKQCPHRFQIALLHWLIATHSCICAFDYSCPPHKKDEADLCETLRRNTSIKIVTVPIWAVMTELHCTTISNLRNLEELVFPGRGESSTTVVDLLTSLLRSSTSLSCLKIPELRMRTEHADAFLKALEANFSLKELSVNSSVISAASPSCRDEFSGFLRNECKLTALTVKGMSNDSELYLRILLDALVHNRSLLKVELENISPCQESADLLRKVAAKNKVLRVLSLSVADACKSKRGLLNCSATSLGELETLEELTLSLAVWDSAHWKLFLESLSAKRNAMKVIIDVGENDQHEFLEVCNDLRQNCAAGTVVSFQLIELISRFDVILEDNVIAKTPRRGRYDGNVATHETFSNVWSSVSSISSLELFCDFHSFSSRGCSLFTRFIRETTALKELTLVPSKSHHSHQDTEGHWRQIIESLAQNTSVVHLDVCTDALDEEGAKCLADAFKRSRNIRRATFWLGETMRYFVPYLAHDIEDNYTLTQVRLDHVTWNGGAYTCRIMDTVRRNFGLVSRASQFLSAGHCDRFCTPHALKTVQMHPALMAELAEVLSVGDTEAADIVRDGIRSLEDDMHVFMRVIGIAGERIECCPRQDGRAQLDSLNEYCLREIRRYLRFEDVKCSSERESGERRQRDLIPFI; this is encoded by the exons ATGGCGAACCGTTCAACATCAGAAAATGGAGCCCTGCCATCTGATCCGGAGGAATTGGCGAAGCAGTTCGGCCTCGCGCTGGTCGGACCCTTCACTGGGAAAGCGCTGAACCACCGTCTGCCGTGCACTGCTACACGTCGCCAAACATGCCACATCGTCGACCAGCTTGACGTCTGGAATGAATTCCTCTTCGACTTAGGCTATCAGCTGCGTGAGGTGCGGGGAACAGCGGGACAACTATCCATTTCAAGGTTTAAAGCTAAACAGTGTCCTCACCGTTTCCAGATAGCCCTTCTCCATTGGCTCATCGCGACACACTCCTGCATCTGTGCCTTCGACTATTCCTGTCCACCCCATAAGAAAGACGAAGCAGACCTCTGCGAGACACTGCGGCGAAATACTTCAATCAAGATTGTGACGGTCCCCATTTGGGCAGTGATGACCGAGTTGCACTGCACGACCATATCAAATCTGAGAAACTTGGAAGAACTAGTGTTTCCGGGCAGAGGAGAGAGTTCCACAACGGTTGTGGACTTGTTGACCAGTCTTCTGCGGTCTAGTACTTCGCTGTCCTGCCTCAAGATTCCTGAATTGCGCATGCGTACTGAGCATGCGGACGCGTTTTTGAAAGCGCTGGAAGCAAACTTCTCCTTGAAGGAGCTGTCAGTCAACTCCAGTGTCATTAGTGCAGCTTCTCCATCATGCCGCGACGAGTTTTCAGGCTTTCTCAGGAATGAATGTAAGCTCACAGCTTTGACCGTGAAAGGAATGAGCAACGATTCTGAACTATACTTGAGAATTTTGCTGGACGCGCTGGTGCACAACCGGTCACTTTTGAAGGTTGAGCTCGAAAATATTAGCCCCTGCCAAGAAAGCGCCGACCTATTGCGGAAGGTCGCTGCAAAAAATAAAGTGCTGCGCGTATTGAGCTTAAGCGTAGCTGATGCATGCAAGTCTAAAAGGGGATTGCTGAACTGCTCGGCTACGTCTCTTGGGGAACTTGAAACGCTGGAAGAACTTACGCTGTCTCTTGCCGTGTGGGACAGTGCCCACTGGAAGCTCTTTTTAGAATCATTGTCCGCAAAGAGAAATGCAATGAAAGTAATAATTGATGTTGGAGAGAACGATCAACATGAGTTCCTCGAAGTCTGCAATGACCTCCGTCAGAATTGCGCAGCGGGAACAGTTGTGTCATTTCAGCTCATCGAACTGATCTCTCGCTTTGACGTTATTTTAGAGGACAATGTAATTGCAAAAACACCTCGACGTGGTCGTTACGACGGAAATGTAGCGACACATGAGACTTTCTCAAACGTTTGGTCTTCAGTTAGCAGTATCTCTTCCTTGGAACTGTTCTGTGACTTTCATTCCTTTAGCTCAAGAGGCTGTTCTCTATTTACCCGCTTCATTCGGGAAACAACAGCACTTAAAGAACTTACCCTCGTGCCATCCAAATCGCATCACTCGCATCAAGACACTGAGGGGCACTGGCGCCAAATAATAGAGTCGTTGGCACAAAACACGAGCGTAGTACATCTTGACGTGTGTACAGATGCGTTGGATGAAGAGGGGGCAAAGTGCCTTGCGGACGCCTTCAAACGCAGCAGGAACATCCGCAGAGCAACGTTTTGGCTCGGAGAAACGATGAGATACTTCGTTCCTTATCTTGCTCACGACATCGAAGACAACTACACTCTTACGCAAGTCAGACTTGACCACGTGACTTGGAATGGAGGCGCCTACACTTGCCGTATCATGGACACGGTGCGTCGAAATTTCGGACTGGTGTCGCGTGCTTCTCAGTTCCTGTCAGCTGGCCACTGCGACAG GTTCTGCACTCCTCATGCTTTGAAGACTGTCCAGATGCATCCTGCTCTCATGGCCGAACTGGCCGAGGTGCTGTCTGTCGGCGACACCGAGGCAGCCGACATAGTCCGAGACGGAATCCGCAGCCTGGAGGACGACATGCACGTCTTCATGCGGGTCATCGGCATCGCGGGGGAGCGGATCGAGTGCTGCCCGCGCCAAGACGGACGAGCCCAGCTGGACAGCCTCAACGAGTACTGCTTGAGAGAGATCCGGCGCTATCTCAGATTCGAAGACGTCAAGTGCAGCTCTGAGAGAGAGTCAGGGGAAAGGAGGCAGAGAGATTTGATTCCCTTCATTTAA